Proteins encoded together in one Balearica regulorum gibbericeps isolate bBalReg1 chromosome 3, bBalReg1.pri, whole genome shotgun sequence window:
- the LOC104642829 gene encoding T-cell activation Rho GTPase-activating protein-like encodes SFAAGRSSSSSSRRRRRWLPWPFALQRTPAAAQAGCGCSRALFGQPLAALCGEDGTLPRPIQELLAVLQQEGPSTEGIFRRAQSGAACRELREALDRGADVDMGSQPALLLAVVLKDFLRSIPSKLLVNNLYEDWMAAMQQSSKEEKISELKAMAEKLPAANLLLLKRLLSLLQHIGRNAGTSRMTSSNLAICIGPSLLSPPNEDLLPLEAMLAVTEKVKGLVQFVMENCRELFGEEARELSSPPAEESPAPTERSRELRLEEQSVPAVTADTEHQAADLPRAPRSLLGVLRGAGGDTALESEMAEARPALPPPPPRARQTPWGAQKHWQAFQGTEGTMSSLWLKSERTAVDGTSP; translated from the exons tcctttgcagcaggacggagcagcagcagcagcagcaggaggaggaggagatggctgCCCTGGCCCTTTGCTCTGCAGCGGACCCCGGCCGCTGCCCAGGCAGGCTGCGGCTGCAGCAGGGCGCTCTTTGGCCAGCCCCTGGCAGCCCTCTGCGGGGAGGACGGCACGCTGCCCCGGCCCATCCAG gagctgctggctgtcctgcagcaggaagggcCTTCGACGGAGGGCATCTTCCGCAGAGCTCAGAGCGGGGCAGCCTGCCGGGAGCTGCGGGAGGCCCTGGACCGCGGTGCTGATGTCGACATGGGAAGCCAGCCCGCGCTGCTGCTGGCCGTCGTCTTGAAG GACTTCCTCCGAAGCATCCCCTCCAAGCTCCTCGTGAACAACCTCTACGAGGACTGGATGGCAGCgatgcagcagagcagcaaggaggagaagATCTCGGAGCTGAAAGC GATGGCCGAGAAGTTGCCTGCGGCCAATCTCCTCCTGCTCAAGCGGctgctgtccctgctccagcacatcGGCCGCAACGCAGGCACCAGCAGGATGACCTCCAGCAACCTGGCCATCTGCATCGGGCCAAGCCTGCTGAGCCCGCCCAACGAGGACCTGCTCCCGCTGGAGGCCATGCTGGCGGTGACTGAGAAG GTGAAGGGGCTGGTGCAGTTCGTGATGGAGAACTGCAGGGAACTCTTTGGGGAGGAGGCAAGGGAGCTTTCCAGCCCGCCAGCCGAGGAGTCGCCAGCCCCCACGGAGAGATCCAGAG AGCTGCGTTTGGAGGAGCAAAGTGTCCCTGCAGTCACAGCGGACACCGAGCACCAGGCAGCAGACTTGCCGCGTGCACCCCGCTCTCTGCTCGGTGTCCTCAGAGGAGCTGGGGGAGACACGGCGCTGGAGTCTGAAATGGCAGAG GCACGTCCAGCTTTGCCTCCACCTCCCCCCAGAGCGCGACAGACTCCCTGGGGTGCCCAGAAGCACTGGCAAGCCTTCCAGGGGACAGAAGGTACAATGAGCTCGCTTTGGTTAAAATCAGAACGGACGGCAGTGGATGGCACCTCTCCCTAA